A genome region from Alkalimarinus coralli includes the following:
- a CDS encoding diguanylate cyclase, whose protein sequence is MLSESYQSTVVTQINNDITAINKAMLRHTKWLAEWNKILVCGQAISEPFIQPDAYKHCGFGIWYYGEHSPFTLQQDEFPRLEQLHKRLHDSVAQIMNKANNQERLTTEDYDDVIAKEVDFSFSLIALRDSLFGQLYSFDYLTGVFNRQAFYSLLEKEFARVERTSNCSSIVMVDLDYFKKVNDQYGHQVGDKVLTYFATYIKKSLRPYDSVGRYGGEEFLICLPDTTITDAKTIMERIREDLANQVIEIKEPDKRTLTLSITASFGISSLCKGHPISEAIETADMAMYEAKTAGRNKVKTHHYEAVAT, encoded by the coding sequence ATGCTATCAGAGTCTTACCAGAGCACCGTTGTAACACAAATCAACAATGATATTACTGCCATAAACAAGGCGATGCTCCGCCATACTAAATGGCTTGCCGAATGGAATAAAATACTGGTTTGCGGGCAAGCTATTTCTGAGCCGTTTATTCAGCCGGACGCTTATAAACATTGCGGCTTTGGCATTTGGTATTACGGGGAACACAGCCCTTTTACCCTACAGCAGGATGAATTCCCCAGGCTTGAGCAACTCCATAAGCGGCTGCACGACAGCGTTGCCCAGATAATGAATAAAGCCAATAACCAAGAACGCTTAACCACAGAAGACTACGATGACGTTATTGCTAAAGAGGTCGACTTTTCTTTTTCATTAATCGCTCTTCGTGACTCGCTATTTGGACAACTCTACTCTTTTGATTATTTAACCGGGGTCTTCAACCGACAGGCTTTTTATTCACTGTTGGAAAAAGAGTTTGCGCGGGTTGAGCGAACATCAAATTGCTCTAGTATTGTCATGGTGGATCTCGACTATTTTAAAAAGGTCAACGACCAATACGGGCATCAAGTGGGTGATAAAGTGCTAACCTACTTCGCAACCTATATCAAAAAGAGCCTTCGCCCATATGATTCCGTAGGGCGTTATGGGGGAGAAGAGTTTCTGATATGTCTGCCAGACACAACCATCACTGATGCCAAAACAATAATGGAGCGAATCAGAGAGGATCTTGCCAATCAGGTGATTGAGATTAAGGAGCCAGATAAGCGCACTTTAACCTTAAGTATTACCGCATCATTTGGCATATCATCACTCTGTAAAGGGCACCCTATCAGCGAAGCGATAGAAACCGCCGATATGGCGATGTACGAAGCCAAAACTGCCGGTAGAAATAAGGTTAAAACACACCACTACGAAGCCGTTGCAACCTAA
- a CDS encoding sensor domain-containing diguanylate cyclase, with protein MNYTSRGGVANAGLASEYEKMEEQLIKTSNDKESWLLGSKHPVDIVSKWQETINLMVELFKAPAGFIVQKNSEGYQIVVASETRENPYPVDGSVIGNDINLFCRKVVNENKPLYVNHATRDDEWLDNPEVHNDGFNSYLGLPVHWPDGTVFGTICVMDFAVTHYQKIFKRLIDRFRSLVEADLKILDQYLVIQELSMRDHLTGLFNRSGFFTLGEQALEMAQRMGKRYTVLFIDLDDLKLINDQFGHSAGDDALKTLANILQDRLRQADVIARIGGDEYAVLMVMDSMLNLKHVIQQIQYSIKKVGDLREYPFSASIGHSGICSHSEAFLEEALRDADRDMYLCKGKHHSQ; from the coding sequence ATGAACTATACTTCAAGAGGTGGCGTTGCCAATGCCGGGCTTGCGAGTGAGTATGAGAAGATGGAAGAGCAGTTAATTAAAACGAGTAATGACAAGGAGTCATGGCTACTAGGCTCAAAACATCCTGTTGATATCGTATCGAAGTGGCAGGAAACGATTAATTTGATGGTCGAGCTATTCAAAGCACCTGCGGGTTTTATTGTGCAAAAAAATAGCGAGGGTTATCAGATTGTTGTTGCCAGTGAGACGAGAGAAAACCCGTATCCAGTCGATGGCTCGGTTATTGGTAATGATATCAACTTATTCTGCCGCAAAGTTGTTAATGAAAACAAACCTCTTTATGTTAACCATGCCACCCGTGATGATGAGTGGCTTGATAACCCGGAAGTGCATAACGATGGATTTAACTCCTATTTAGGGTTGCCTGTGCACTGGCCAGACGGAACCGTTTTTGGAACGATCTGCGTGATGGACTTTGCGGTCACACACTACCAGAAAATCTTTAAGCGGCTCATTGACAGGTTTCGCAGTTTGGTGGAAGCAGACCTTAAAATCCTTGACCAATACTTGGTGATTCAAGAACTTTCTATGCGAGATCACTTGACGGGGCTTTTCAATCGAAGTGGCTTCTTTACACTGGGAGAACAAGCGTTGGAAATGGCCCAGCGTATGGGGAAACGCTATACGGTGCTTTTTATTGATCTTGATGACCTGAAACTGATTAACGACCAGTTTGGCCATAGTGCAGGGGATGATGCACTTAAAACACTGGCGAATATCCTACAGGATCGGCTCCGGCAAGCCGATGTGATTGCGCGAATTGGTGGTGATGAGTATGCCGTGCTTATGGTGATGGATAGTATGCTCAATTTGAAGCACGTTATTCAACAGATTCAATACTCAATTAAAAAAGTGGGTGACCTGAGGGAGTACCCGTTTTCTGCCAGCATTGGCCACTCTGGTATCTGTTCTCATAGTGAGGCTTTTTTGGAAGAAGCTCTACGCGATGCTGATCGGGATATGTACCTTTGCAAAGGCAAACATCACTCACAGTAA
- the trhO gene encoding oxygen-dependent tRNA uridine(34) hydroxylase TrhO, with the protein MSQQDHTPVNNCTLSNKNASPVVVCALYKFVTLEDFESLRQPLLNVMLENGVKGTLLLAEEGINGTVAGSRQGIDNLLAWLRSDSRFADISYKESFDDEVPFNRTKVKLKKEIVTMGVEGIDPKHIVGTYVKPKDWNALISDPGVLLVDTRNDYEVNIGTFKNALNPKTETFREFPDYVDQNLDPSKHKKVAMFCTGGIRCEKSTAFLKEKGFDEVYHLEGGILKYLEEVPEEETLWEGECFVFDNRVAVDHKLEKGQYDQCNACRFPITEQDKQSEQYVLGVSCPHCFDKSTAEQKARYAERQRQIQLSSERGEQHVGGEAAKVIAKRRELKQEARLKQQQRCSDFPG; encoded by the coding sequence ATGTCACAACAAGATCACACCCCTGTTAACAATTGCACGCTCTCTAACAAGAACGCATCGCCAGTCGTTGTATGCGCGCTATATAAATTTGTAACCCTTGAAGACTTTGAGTCGCTGAGGCAGCCGCTACTCAATGTAATGCTTGAAAATGGTGTAAAAGGAACCCTGCTTCTTGCCGAGGAGGGAATTAACGGCACTGTAGCGGGTAGCAGACAGGGAATTGATAATCTTTTAGCCTGGCTGAGGTCTGATAGCCGGTTCGCGGATATCTCTTATAAAGAATCCTTTGATGATGAGGTTCCGTTCAACCGCACAAAAGTTAAACTTAAAAAAGAGATTGTCACGATGGGGGTGGAAGGGATCGATCCTAAGCACATCGTTGGCACTTATGTTAAGCCAAAAGACTGGAATGCGTTAATTTCGGATCCAGGTGTTTTGCTGGTTGATACACGAAATGACTACGAGGTTAATATTGGCACATTTAAAAATGCCCTTAACCCGAAAACAGAAACATTTAGGGAATTTCCTGACTATGTTGATCAAAACCTGGATCCGTCAAAGCATAAAAAAGTTGCCATGTTTTGTACTGGTGGTATTCGCTGTGAAAAGTCCACGGCCTTTCTGAAAGAGAAGGGATTTGACGAGGTCTACCATCTTGAAGGCGGGATTCTAAAGTATCTCGAAGAGGTGCCTGAAGAAGAAACCTTGTGGGAAGGTGAGTGCTTCGTTTTTGACAATCGTGTTGCGGTCGATCATAAGTTGGAAAAGGGTCAGTATGACCAGTGCAATGCCTGCCGCTTTCCTATTACTGAGCAAGACAAACAAAGTGAACAGTATGTTTTGGGAGTAAGTTGCCCTCATTGCTTTGATAAAAGTACCGCGGAACAAAAGGCACGCTATGCTGAGCGGCAGCGCCAGATTCAGCTATCATCCGAACGTGGTGAGCAGCACGTGGGTGGTGAAGCCGCAAAAGTGATCGCCAAGCGGCGAGAGCTTAAGCAAGAAGCACGGCTTAAACAACAACAGCGTTGTTCTGACTTTCCGGGGTAG
- a CDS encoding acyl-CoA dehydrogenase family protein, translating to MMNYEIPRKFNALINQAQQVAVEVFRPISRKYDIAEHEYPVELDMLASIMDGMNDGDIKGGAGATKLKQDKDKEAEGAVKNGSNMATVLGLTELCWGDVGLALSLPRQGLGNAAIAAVANKEQLERYKNTWAAMAITEPDAGSDSANINTTATLDGDEYVINGEKIFITAGGRCDAVVVWASLNKKLGRAAIKSFIVEKGTPGMELVRLDKKLGIKASDTATIRFEGCRIPKENLLGNPDIDTQKGFGGVMQTFDNTRPVVAAMAVGLARASIELTQALLKSAGVIADYAAPINNSLASEAELYRMEADLEAARLLTLKAAWMADNGYPNSKEASMAKAKAGRTANSITLKCAELCSSIGYSESHLLEKWARDSKILDIFEGTQQIQQLIVARRMLGKSSSELK from the coding sequence ATGATGAACTATGAAATACCCCGTAAATTTAACGCACTTATTAATCAGGCTCAGCAGGTAGCAGTAGAAGTTTTTCGCCCTATATCCCGCAAATATGATATTGCTGAGCACGAATATCCGGTCGAACTCGATATGCTGGCCTCAATCATGGACGGCATGAATGATGGCGATATTAAAGGCGGTGCCGGTGCAACAAAACTCAAACAGGACAAAGACAAAGAAGCAGAAGGTGCCGTAAAAAACGGCAGCAACATGGCCACCGTGTTAGGGCTAACAGAACTCTGCTGGGGAGATGTCGGGCTCGCACTAAGCCTGCCAAGGCAAGGTCTGGGTAATGCAGCGATTGCCGCAGTCGCCAACAAAGAGCAACTTGAGCGTTATAAAAACACCTGGGCCGCAATGGCGATCACTGAGCCTGATGCAGGCTCTGACTCAGCCAATATCAACACAACAGCTACATTGGACGGCGACGAATACGTAATCAATGGAGAAAAAATCTTCATCACCGCTGGGGGCCGTTGTGATGCGGTCGTTGTTTGGGCATCGCTCAACAAAAAACTCGGTCGCGCTGCAATTAAGTCGTTTATCGTTGAAAAAGGCACCCCGGGAATGGAGCTTGTCAGACTTGATAAAAAGCTGGGAATAAAGGCCTCCGATACTGCTACGATCCGATTTGAGGGCTGTAGAATTCCCAAGGAAAACTTGTTGGGCAACCCTGACATTGACACCCAAAAAGGCTTTGGTGGTGTCATGCAAACATTTGACAACACCCGCCCTGTTGTTGCCGCAATGGCCGTTGGCTTAGCAAGAGCGTCTATTGAGCTGACACAGGCACTGCTCAAGTCAGCCGGGGTTATTGCAGACTACGCAGCCCCAATTAACAATTCGCTGGCGAGTGAGGCTGAGCTATACCGTATGGAGGCCGACTTGGAAGCCGCTCGATTGCTGACACTGAAAGCAGCCTGGATGGCAGATAACGGCTACCCTAACTCAAAGGAAGCTTCAATGGCCAAAGCAAAAGCAGGCCGCACGGCTAACAGTATCACACTTAAGTGCGCCGAGCTTTGCTCATCCATTGGCTATAGTGAATCCCACCTGCTGGAGAAGTGGGCCAGAGATTCAAAAATCCTCGATATTTTTGAGGGTACGCAGCAAATTCAACAACTTATTGTCGCTAGGCGAATGTTAGGCAAGAGTTCAAGCGAGTTAAAGTAA
- a CDS encoding class I SAM-dependent methyltransferase, whose protein sequence is MKIYEDYLLPHIINMACSSKPVLRQRNKVVPYAEGRVLEVGFGSGLNLPYYNADKIEFIWGLEPSEGMRRKANKNISGSRLDIKWLDLPGEEIPLDNNSVDTILLTYTLCTIPDWEAALNQMKRVLKPGGKLLFCEHGEAPDESVKRWQKRVNPYWKKIAGGCNLNRPIPVLLDQGGFSIKQMDTQYLPSTPKIAGFNYWGYAQNR, encoded by the coding sequence ATGAAAATATATGAAGACTACCTGCTCCCCCACATCATAAATATGGCCTGTAGTAGCAAGCCTGTTTTGCGACAACGAAATAAGGTTGTGCCTTATGCAGAGGGCCGCGTATTAGAGGTCGGGTTCGGCTCAGGACTAAACTTACCTTACTACAATGCAGATAAGATAGAATTTATCTGGGGGCTGGAACCCTCTGAAGGCATGCGCAGAAAAGCCAATAAAAATATATCAGGCTCCAGATTGGATATTAAATGGCTGGATCTTCCTGGCGAAGAGATTCCTCTCGATAACAATAGCGTTGACACCATATTGCTGACCTACACACTATGCACTATTCCAGACTGGGAAGCTGCATTAAACCAGATGAAGCGCGTTCTAAAGCCCGGCGGAAAGCTGCTGTTTTGCGAACATGGTGAAGCGCCTGATGAATCTGTGAAACGGTGGCAAAAGCGCGTTAACCCCTATTGGAAAAAAATAGCCGGGGGCTGTAACCTTAACCGCCCCATTCCCGTCCTCCTCGACCAGGGCGGATTTTCCATTAAACAAATGGACACTCAATACCTGCCTTCAACACCCAAAATTGCGGGTTTCAACTACTGGGGTTATGCCCAAAACAGATAA
- a CDS encoding diguanylate cyclase, with the protein MSLPDWYQWDSQEKKLRFFGNDAVLLWKKPTLLNMLNPLIEQLGESFYFLLVAYEASEGASENYRYITSRKNCSFEQGFAVWADVVSTAGWGFMTLKAVDWKTKTATIEIEDPCELTIRQTRNIRDNLPMICGKVSGIFSHAMNSNMRALVTDIQSKNNRMCARIELTKSNATLKSELEQLNAREGHTRYEHLQILNKKLQETQSELEEANRRLTELAIKDDLTGAYNRRYFIAQASQHHSYQVRYKMPVSVMMLDIDHFKKINDTYGHQAGDISLVEFASTCQENLRDTDMFSRLGGEEFAISMPGLDLSHAAQTAEKIRSLIEALRIDYSDDKTINFTVSIGVVEMQKQESLESALSRADKALYTAKRSGRNRVVSA; encoded by the coding sequence ATGTCACTGCCAGACTGGTATCAATGGGATAGCCAGGAAAAGAAACTTCGCTTTTTCGGCAATGATGCAGTCCTGCTTTGGAAAAAGCCTACTCTGCTAAACATGCTAAACCCACTCATTGAACAACTTGGTGAGAGTTTCTATTTCTTGTTAGTTGCTTATGAGGCCTCCGAAGGCGCAAGCGAAAACTACCGCTATATTACATCCCGCAAAAACTGCAGCTTTGAGCAGGGCTTTGCGGTGTGGGCTGATGTCGTTAGCACCGCTGGTTGGGGTTTTATGACGCTCAAAGCGGTAGATTGGAAAACCAAAACCGCAACCATCGAAATTGAAGACCCGTGCGAACTGACAATACGACAAACCAGAAATATACGCGACAACCTTCCGATGATATGCGGAAAAGTATCCGGTATTTTCAGCCATGCAATGAACAGTAATATGCGAGCACTGGTTACCGATATACAAAGCAAAAACAACCGGATGTGCGCAAGGATTGAGCTAACTAAATCAAACGCAACGCTGAAGTCAGAGCTTGAACAGCTTAATGCAAGAGAAGGCCACACCCGCTACGAACATCTTCAAATACTTAACAAGAAACTTCAAGAGACTCAAAGTGAGCTTGAAGAGGCTAATCGACGGCTCACCGAACTGGCCATTAAGGATGATTTAACGGGTGCATATAATCGCCGTTATTTTATTGCTCAGGCCTCTCAACACCACAGCTATCAAGTGCGCTATAAGATGCCCGTCTCGGTCATGATGCTGGACATTGATCATTTTAAAAAGATTAACGACACCTATGGGCACCAGGCTGGAGATATTTCACTGGTTGAATTTGCCAGCACCTGCCAGGAAAACCTGCGAGATACTGACATGTTCAGCCGTTTAGGAGGGGAAGAGTTCGCTATTTCGATGCCTGGATTGGATCTAAGCCATGCAGCTCAAACAGCAGAGAAAATTCGCAGCCTTATTGAGGCGTTGCGAATCGACTATTCTGACGACAAAACCATAAACTTTACCGTCAGTATTGGCGTCGTAGAAATGCAGAAACAGGAGTCACTCGAAAGCGCGCTTAGCCGTGCCGACAAAGCGCTGTATACTGCCAAGCGAAGTGGCAGAAATCGAGTGGTTTCCGCCTAG
- a CDS encoding MATE family efflux transporter, protein MIKKSLTPPASRKASARLTQGPVDKTLISLSKHMALGIVSIIFINVVDTFYVGQLGAKELAAISFTFPVTMIVISLAMGLSIGTSALVSRAIGSGDHDRVKRLTTDCLSLAFILVFLVALTGYLTIVPVFKALGASAEQIQLIHTYMSVWFIGVGLVVIPMVGNSAIRATGDTKTPSRVMMVAAAVNIILDPLLIFGIGPFPRLELTGAALATLISYSLTFLFSLWVLGLREKMLTITLPTLAELWHSWQALFKLAIPAATTNMMAPLTIGILTHLAASFGDSAVAALGVGTRIESLAMIGVMALSSVLTPFIGQNWGAKKHDRVQQSLHFAIKFALFWGVGLCVTLALLSTVIASLFSDNPDVIQLIEIFLTVVPISYAGMGLIIITSATYNAFHQPKQAAILVLTRLFILMVPLAFIGAHVWGITGIFAGVMAANALAGIFAYAKLKRKIRTLTH, encoded by the coding sequence ATGATAAAAAAATCCCTCACTCCCCCAGCCTCTCGCAAGGCCTCAGCTCGACTCACCCAAGGCCCCGTTGATAAAACCCTGATATCCCTTTCGAAACATATGGCGCTGGGGATCGTATCAATTATCTTTATCAACGTCGTTGATACCTTTTACGTGGGCCAACTCGGCGCAAAAGAGCTGGCAGCGATCAGCTTTACGTTCCCTGTTACCATGATCGTCATTAGCCTCGCAATGGGCTTAAGTATCGGCACATCGGCGCTTGTCTCGCGAGCCATCGGGTCGGGGGATCATGATCGAGTGAAACGTTTAACCACTGACTGTCTATCGCTTGCATTTATTCTGGTTTTTTTAGTTGCACTGACAGGTTATCTGACCATTGTCCCGGTATTCAAGGCATTAGGGGCATCAGCTGAACAAATCCAGTTAATTCACACTTACATGTCGGTCTGGTTTATCGGGGTCGGTTTAGTCGTCATTCCCATGGTCGGCAACAGCGCAATACGAGCAACAGGTGATACCAAAACGCCGAGCCGAGTCATGATGGTTGCAGCGGCAGTCAATATCATTCTAGACCCGCTACTGATCTTTGGTATTGGCCCTTTCCCGAGGCTCGAATTAACAGGGGCTGCACTCGCAACGTTAATTTCATATTCGCTGACGTTCCTTTTTTCTCTGTGGGTTTTGGGCTTACGTGAAAAAATGCTGACCATTACTCTGCCAACGTTAGCTGAGCTCTGGCACTCATGGCAGGCGCTCTTTAAGCTGGCGATACCGGCTGCAACAACCAACATGATGGCACCATTAACGATAGGCATCCTCACCCACCTCGCCGCTTCATTTGGTGACTCTGCCGTAGCGGCTCTAGGTGTAGGCACGCGTATTGAGTCACTGGCAATGATTGGCGTGATGGCGCTTTCATCAGTGCTCACACCGTTTATCGGTCAAAACTGGGGCGCTAAAAAACATGATAGAGTGCAGCAAAGTCTTCACTTTGCCATAAAGTTTGCGCTTTTTTGGGGTGTTGGGCTCTGTGTTACCCTGGCACTGTTATCGACTGTCATTGCCAGCCTGTTTTCAGACAACCCGGACGTTATTCAGCTAATTGAAATATTTTTAACCGTGGTTCCGATCAGCTATGCAGGCATGGGCTTAATTATTATCACCAGCGCAACCTATAATGCCTTTCATCAGCCGAAACAGGCCGCTATTCTGGTATTGACCCGACTGTTTATTTTAATGGTTCCTTTGGCGTTTATTGGGGCTCACGTTTGGGGCATAACAGGCATTTTTGCAGGCGTCATGGCGGCAAATGCTCTGGCAGGTATATTTGCCTACGCCAAACTGAAACGGAAAATTCGTACGCTGACACATTAA
- a CDS encoding D-hexose-6-phosphate mutarotase has protein sequence MMDNQGIAVIDNKDIEEKLRSSPSVSTTNSRDLYNASEPLSLLHINSPLCKAVISLQGAQLLEFSPTDSHPWLWLSPKAVFSPGQTIRGGIPICAPWFGVNQKDPTKPKHGFVRNQPWQLVSVFEDQQGVVELHFQFTPAEQALALYPHTFKLDLKITLSDHIDISFSVHNISNKTMLFSWALHSYFSIDSLADVQVTGLDQHDYLDATEQFAAVRQNGPVRFRSEVDRVYESVGLAQQIQGTPNLSVSGHNCPTAIVWNPGEKLAQKMADVGIEHYDEYICVERGAAFANSWRIEPGNSETARLIIKEKL, from the coding sequence ATGATGGACAATCAAGGTATTGCGGTGATAGACAATAAAGATATAGAAGAGAAGCTTCGTTCATCCCCTTCGGTTTCAACCACCAATAGCCGGGATTTATACAACGCTTCCGAGCCACTTTCACTGCTCCACATTAATAGCCCTCTCTGCAAAGCCGTTATATCACTTCAGGGCGCTCAGCTTCTTGAGTTTTCTCCAACCGACTCACACCCATGGCTCTGGTTAAGCCCTAAAGCGGTATTTAGCCCAGGTCAAACGATCAGGGGCGGCATCCCGATCTGCGCCCCCTGGTTTGGAGTAAACCAAAAAGACCCGACGAAGCCCAAACATGGCTTTGTTCGCAATCAACCATGGCAGTTAGTCAGTGTATTTGAAGATCAACAAGGTGTCGTAGAACTGCATTTTCAGTTCACACCTGCTGAGCAAGCGCTAGCACTGTACCCTCACACGTTTAAGCTGGATCTTAAAATCACGCTATCCGACCACATTGATATTTCATTCTCTGTCCATAATATCAGCAATAAAACCATGCTGTTTAGCTGGGCATTACATAGTTATTTTTCTATTGATAGCTTGGCCGATGTCCAAGTGACAGGGCTTGATCAACACGACTATCTGGACGCCACTGAACAGTTTGCAGCCGTTCGCCAAAATGGGCCTGTCCGATTCAGGTCGGAAGTAGACCGGGTATATGAAAGTGTTGGTCTTGCACAGCAAATACAGGGTACTCCCAACCTATCCGTCAGCGGGCACAACTGTCCAACAGCTATCGTCTGGAATCCGGGGGAGAAACTGGCTCAGAAAATGGCAGATGTCGGTATCGAACACTATGATGAATATATCTGCGTAGAACGAGGCGCAGCATTTGCCAACAGCTGGCGCATTGAGCCTGGTAACTCGGAGACCGCCAGGCTGATAATTAAAGAGAAGCTTTAG
- a CDS encoding acyl-CoA dehydrogenase C-terminal domain-containing protein yields the protein MHSYKAPLEDMQFLLDCQAGIHPAEKNSRQASVDREEASFILSQAAQFVEHELAPINRACDELGCRFDNGNVSLPNAMKQAYTRYAEAGWMGLSMPEEWGGQQVSSQLAACAGEMLTSANHAFSMIPALNMSAIKALLTFGSEELKSQYLPNMISGQWLGCMALTEAHCGSDLGLIRTSAELVDDNSYRIKGNKIFISAGAHDGCENIVHLVLARIKGAPEGVKGLSLFIVPTYLPNSREFNNVSCIGIEEKMGIHSNPTCTMSYENSTGFLVGEPHKGIKAMFIMMNEMRMGTATQGIGLSEISYQHSLSYATERRQGRSLKGIAEPDQEADSLLVHADIRRMLLTQRAFAEGGRALSFFCAQLLDVTEEANEKSADTCGTLPSAEDSKQLLNFLTPIAKAFCTETGLESSSLAIQVFGGHGYVRESGVEQLYRDGRISTLYEGTTGIQSLDLLGRKVLGTQAKSLLLFTKQIHRFCLLEKGNQPFSSMVKTLLDYAKEWPQLTQEIGIKAMKSHDEVGAAAYDYLMYSGYVTLAYFWLSMAVRAARLMESKPTKQQGGNYGDEFLNAKIRTASFYYSRLLPRAESHRKAMLSGEDALLL from the coding sequence ATGCACAGCTATAAAGCCCCACTGGAAGATATGCAGTTCTTGCTGGATTGCCAAGCAGGGATTCATCCTGCAGAAAAAAATTCCCGCCAGGCCAGCGTTGATCGTGAAGAGGCATCCTTTATTCTTAGTCAGGCTGCTCAGTTTGTTGAACATGAGTTAGCGCCTATTAACCGGGCTTGTGATGAGCTGGGTTGCCGTTTTGATAATGGAAATGTTTCCCTTCCCAATGCGATGAAACAGGCCTATACCCGCTATGCTGAGGCAGGCTGGATGGGGTTGTCCATGCCGGAAGAGTGGGGTGGACAGCAGGTGTCGAGCCAACTTGCTGCCTGCGCAGGTGAAATGCTCACCTCTGCGAACCATGCCTTCAGTATGATTCCGGCGCTTAATATGTCAGCGATTAAGGCCTTGCTCACATTCGGCTCTGAAGAGCTTAAATCACAATACTTACCTAATATGATCAGTGGCCAATGGTTGGGCTGCATGGCGCTCACTGAAGCCCATTGCGGCTCCGATCTTGGCTTAATCAGAACATCGGCGGAGTTGGTTGACGACAATAGTTATAGAATTAAAGGAAATAAGATATTTATCTCTGCTGGTGCTCATGATGGGTGTGAAAATATAGTCCACTTGGTTTTGGCAAGAATCAAAGGTGCCCCTGAGGGGGTGAAAGGATTGTCTTTATTTATTGTGCCCACGTACTTGCCGAATAGTCGGGAATTTAACAATGTCTCGTGCATTGGCATTGAAGAAAAAATGGGTATTCACAGTAATCCTACCTGCACGATGAGCTATGAAAATTCGACAGGCTTTTTGGTGGGTGAGCCTCATAAAGGCATTAAAGCGATGTTCATCATGATGAATGAAATGCGCATGGGAACCGCCACCCAAGGGATTGGGCTAAGTGAAATAAGCTATCAACATAGTTTGAGCTACGCAACGGAACGTCGCCAAGGCAGAAGCTTGAAGGGTATTGCAGAACCAGACCAGGAAGCGGACTCTCTATTGGTGCATGCAGATATCAGGCGCATGCTTTTGACTCAACGTGCATTTGCTGAAGGGGGCAGGGCGCTAAGTTTTTTTTGCGCTCAGTTGCTGGATGTGACTGAAGAGGCCAATGAAAAATCTGCTGATACCTGTGGCACACTGCCATCAGCAGAAGACAGTAAGCAGCTCCTTAACTTCCTGACGCCCATAGCCAAGGCATTTTGTACTGAAACAGGGCTTGAGTCCTCCAGTTTAGCGATACAGGTATTTGGTGGGCACGGTTATGTTCGTGAATCGGGTGTTGAACAGCTTTATAGAGATGGGCGTATCTCTACGTTGTATGAAGGCACAACAGGCATCCAGTCACTCGACCTGCTCGGACGAAAAGTACTCGGAACACAGGCAAAAAGCTTGTTGCTATTTACCAAACAAATACACCGCTTCTGCCTTCTAGAGAAAGGTAATCAGCCGTTCTCTTCGATGGTTAAGACATTGTTAGACTATGCCAAAGAGTGGCCTCAGCTCACGCAAGAGATTGGTATAAAGGCGATGAAGAGTCATGACGAGGTTGGTGCCGCTGCTTATGACTACCTGATGTATAGTGGCTACGTGACGCTAGCGTATTTCTGGTTGTCGATGGCGGTCAGAGCGGCCCGACTAATGGAAAGCAAGCCGACTAAGCAGCAGGGCGGGAACTATGGTGACGAGTTTCTAAACGCGAAGATACGTACGGCCTCTTTTTATTACTCTCGTTTGTTACCAAGAGCTGAGTCCCATCGTAAGGCCATGTTGTCGGGGGAAGACGCGCTCTTGCTATAG